The following proteins come from a genomic window of Yinghuangia sp. ASG 101:
- a CDS encoding acetyl-CoA C-acetyltransferase, with amino-acid sequence MPEAVIVATARSPIGRAFKGSLKDVRPDDLATTMVRAVLDKVPALDPRDIDDLMLGCGLPGGEHGFNMGRNVSVLLGLDHLPGTTITRYCSSSLQTTRMALHAIKAGEGDVFISAGVEVVSSSRTKGSSDSIPDTRNPAFADAAARVKDAAENGGTWTDPRESGLLPDVYIGMGFTAENLAQHKGITRADQDEFAVRSQNLTEKAIADGFWAKDITPVTLPDGTVVSADDGPRPGTTLEAVSQLKPVFRPDGTVTAGNACPLNDGAAALVVMSDTKARDLGLTPLARVVSTAVTGLSPEIMGYGPVEASRLALKRAGLTTSDIDLVEINEAFAAQVIPSYRDLGFELDKVNVNGGAIAIGHPFGMTGARITSTLINSLRWHDKQFGLETMCVGGGMGMAMVLERLS; translated from the coding sequence ATGCCCGAAGCAGTCATCGTCGCCACCGCGCGCTCGCCCATCGGCCGCGCCTTCAAAGGCTCGCTGAAGGACGTACGCCCCGACGACCTGGCCACCACGATGGTCCGGGCCGTGCTGGACAAGGTGCCCGCCCTCGACCCGCGCGACATCGACGACCTGATGCTCGGCTGCGGCCTGCCCGGCGGCGAACACGGCTTCAACATGGGCCGCAACGTGTCGGTCCTGCTCGGTCTCGACCACCTGCCGGGCACGACGATCACCCGCTACTGCTCGTCGTCGCTCCAGACGACGCGGATGGCGCTGCACGCGATCAAGGCCGGCGAGGGCGACGTCTTCATCTCGGCCGGCGTCGAGGTCGTCAGCTCGTCGCGCACCAAGGGCAGCAGCGACTCCATACCCGACACCAGGAACCCCGCCTTCGCGGACGCCGCGGCACGGGTCAAGGACGCCGCGGAGAACGGCGGCACCTGGACCGATCCTCGCGAGTCCGGCCTGCTGCCGGACGTCTACATCGGCATGGGCTTCACCGCCGAGAACCTCGCGCAGCACAAAGGCATCACGCGCGCCGACCAGGACGAGTTCGCGGTCCGGTCGCAGAACCTCACCGAGAAGGCCATCGCCGACGGCTTCTGGGCCAAGGACATCACCCCGGTGACGCTGCCCGACGGCACGGTCGTCAGCGCCGACGACGGCCCGCGCCCGGGCACCACGCTGGAGGCGGTCTCGCAGCTCAAGCCGGTGTTCCGCCCCGACGGGACGGTCACCGCCGGGAACGCGTGCCCGCTCAACGACGGCGCCGCCGCGCTGGTCGTCATGTCCGACACGAAGGCGCGCGACCTGGGCCTGACGCCGCTCGCGCGCGTGGTGTCCACCGCGGTCACCGGCCTCTCCCCCGAGATCATGGGGTACGGCCCGGTCGAGGCGTCGCGCCTGGCCCTGAAGCGCGCCGGGCTGACGACGTCGGACATCGACCTCGTGGAGATCAACGAGGCGTTCGCGGCGCAGGTGATCCCGTCGTACCGCGACCTGGGCTTCGAGCTGGACAAGGTCAACGTCAACGGCGGGGCCATCGCGATCGGCCACCCCTTCGGCATGACCGGCGCCCGGATCACCAGCACGCTGATCAACTCGCTCCGGTGGCACGACAAGCAGTTCGGCCTGGAGACCATGTGCGTGGGCGGCGGCATGGGCATGGCGATGGTCCTGGAGCGGCTGAGCTGA
- a CDS encoding SGNH/GDSL hydrolase family protein — MIRTRTARRIAAAAAFGGGGVGVLTGAMFAVLYTEAKLARRTVGTPVGEPPTADGVYGEFQDADEPPIRLAVLGDSSAAGLGVEDPLDTPGALLACGLSAVAERPVRLIGVAKSGAQSSDLERQVTLALTADPDVAMIMIGANDVTHQVRPADSVRRLEQATRRLIAAGTEVVVGTCPDLGTIEPIAQPLRYLVRQWSRSLAAAQTIAVVEAGGRTVSIGALLGPEFAARPGDLFGPDRFHPSAEGYSTAAMAILPSLCAALDLWPLDEERPDSFRGEGVLPIAVAAVEAVEEGGTEVAGTRVAGNERGPRGRWALLRHRRRRRIPAPASPEDGETGEDKDGEPDDAGDAATPCGAAQAPGTGDDAESPSSSLI, encoded by the coding sequence ATGATCCGCACCCGGACGGCGCGCCGCATCGCCGCCGCCGCGGCGTTCGGAGGCGGCGGCGTCGGCGTCCTGACCGGCGCGATGTTCGCGGTGCTGTACACCGAGGCCAAGCTCGCCCGGCGCACGGTCGGCACCCCGGTCGGCGAGCCGCCGACCGCCGACGGCGTGTACGGCGAGTTCCAGGACGCGGACGAGCCGCCGATCCGCCTGGCGGTGCTCGGCGACTCGTCGGCCGCCGGGCTCGGTGTCGAGGACCCGCTGGACACCCCCGGCGCGCTGCTCGCGTGCGGCCTGTCGGCCGTCGCCGAGCGCCCGGTGCGGCTGATCGGCGTGGCCAAGTCGGGCGCGCAGTCGTCCGACCTGGAGCGCCAGGTGACGCTGGCGCTCACCGCCGACCCCGACGTCGCGATGATCATGATCGGCGCCAACGACGTGACCCACCAGGTGCGCCCGGCGGATTCGGTGCGCCGCCTCGAACAGGCCACGCGCCGCCTCATCGCCGCCGGTACCGAGGTCGTCGTGGGGACGTGTCCCGACCTGGGCACCATCGAGCCGATCGCGCAGCCGCTGCGCTATCTCGTCCGGCAGTGGAGTCGCAGCCTCGCCGCCGCGCAGACCATCGCGGTGGTCGAGGCGGGCGGCCGTACGGTGTCGATCGGCGCGCTCCTGGGCCCGGAGTTCGCGGCCCGGCCGGGCGACCTCTTCGGGCCGGACCGGTTCCACCCGTCCGCGGAGGGCTACTCGACCGCCGCGATGGCGATCCTGCCGTCGCTGTGCGCCGCGCTCGACCTTTGGCCGCTGGACGAGGAGCGCCCCGACAGCTTCCGGGGCGAGGGCGTGCTGCCGATCGCCGTCGCGGCCGTCGAGGCCGTCGAGGAGGGCGGTACGGAGGTCGCCGGCACGCGCGTCGCGGGCAACGAGCGCGGACCGCGCGGGCGCTGGGCGCTGCTGCGGCACCGCCGTCGGCGGCGCATCCCGGCCCCGGCGTCCCCCGAGGACGGGGAGACAGGCGAGGACAAGGACGGCGAGCCGGACGACGCGGGCGACGCCGCGACGCCGTGTGGCGCGGCACAGGCTCCGGGGACGGGCGACGACGCGGAATCGCCGTCGAGTAGCCTGATCTGA
- a CDS encoding cystathionine beta-synthase has product MRYVDSMLDLIGNTPLVRLGSVTQGLRATVLAKVEYFNPGGSVKDRIAVRMVDAAEASGELRPGGVIVEPTSGNTGVGLAMVAQRRGYRCVFVCPDKVSTDKINVLRAYGADVVVCPTAVDPAHPDSYYNVSDRLVRETPGAWKPDQYSNPHNPESHYAATGPEIWEQTEGRVTAFVAGVGTGGTISGTGRFLKEVSDGRVRVIGADPEGSVYSGGSGRPYLVEGVGEDFWPTAYDPSVPDEIIAVSDRDSFLMTRRLAREEGLLVGGSCGMAVVAGLRAAERLGPDDVVVVLLPDSGRGYLSKVFNDEWMADHGFLEGAPGEATVGDVLSRKQGGLPALVHVHPDETVGEAIGILREFGVSQMPVVKPGAGHPDVMAAEVVGKIAERDLLDALVSGRAASADPLEKHMSAPMPVVGSGESVARLAAVLEGAAAALVLVDGKPQGVVTRQDLLGHLAGT; this is encoded by the coding sequence GTGCGCTACGTCGACTCGATGCTCGATCTGATCGGCAACACCCCGCTGGTCAGGCTCGGCAGCGTCACCCAAGGACTGCGGGCGACCGTGCTCGCGAAGGTCGAGTACTTCAACCCCGGCGGCTCGGTCAAGGACCGCATCGCGGTGCGCATGGTCGACGCCGCCGAGGCGTCCGGCGAGCTGCGCCCGGGCGGCGTCATCGTCGAGCCGACGTCCGGCAACACCGGGGTCGGGCTCGCGATGGTCGCCCAGCGGCGCGGCTACCGGTGCGTCTTCGTGTGCCCCGACAAGGTGAGCACCGACAAGATCAACGTGCTGCGGGCGTACGGCGCCGACGTCGTCGTCTGCCCGACCGCGGTCGACCCCGCGCACCCGGACTCCTACTACAACGTGTCCGACCGCCTCGTCCGCGAGACGCCGGGCGCGTGGAAGCCCGACCAGTACTCGAACCCGCACAACCCCGAGTCGCACTACGCCGCGACCGGCCCCGAGATCTGGGAGCAGACGGAAGGACGCGTCACGGCGTTCGTCGCGGGTGTCGGCACCGGCGGCACGATCAGCGGGACCGGCCGCTTCCTCAAGGAGGTCTCGGACGGCCGGGTGCGCGTCATCGGCGCGGACCCCGAGGGCTCGGTGTACTCGGGCGGCAGCGGGCGGCCGTACCTCGTCGAAGGGGTCGGGGAGGACTTCTGGCCGACCGCCTACGACCCGTCCGTGCCCGACGAGATCATCGCCGTCTCCGACCGCGACTCGTTCCTGATGACCCGCCGGCTCGCCCGCGAGGAGGGCCTGCTGGTCGGCGGCTCGTGCGGCATGGCGGTCGTCGCGGGGCTGCGGGCGGCCGAGCGCCTGGGACCGGACGACGTGGTCGTGGTGCTGCTGCCCGACTCCGGCCGCGGCTACCTCAGCAAGGTGTTCAACGACGAGTGGATGGCCGACCACGGATTCCTGGAGGGGGCTCCGGGGGAGGCCACGGTCGGGGACGTCCTGTCGCGCAAGCAGGGCGGCCTGCCCGCGCTCGTGCACGTGCATCCGGACGAGACGGTGGGCGAGGCGATCGGCATCCTCCGCGAGTTCGGGGTGAGCCAGATGCCCGTGGTCAAGCCGGGCGCCGGCCACCCCGACGTGATGGCGGCCGAGGTGGTCGGCAAGATCGCCGAGCGCGACCTGCTCGACGCCCTCGTCTCGGGCCGCGCGGCCTCGGCCGATCCGCTGGAGAAACACATGTCGGCGCCGATGCCGGTGGTCGGCTCCGGCGAATCGGTGGCCCGGCTGGCGGCGGTTCTGGAGGGCGCGGCGGCGGCGCTCGTGCTGGTCGACGGGAAGCCGCAGGGGGTCGTCACCCGGCAGGACCTTCTCGGGCACCTGGCCGGCACCTGA
- a CDS encoding GNAT family N-acetyltransferase: MALWRVRAQVDDDPGRLARLAAVLAAHDTNVLALNVQACAAGPVDEFFVHAPASVPASRLADGLIAAGGRDVVTRAADAHELVDSPTKALVLAARLRDHPDTLPQALVELLDADGAAWVDAKGSLTGVRTDDTDVLYVPVPDGRAVRVGRAGMPFTMTEAARAAALARLVVSGAPVPPPASTGMWLLLSDGTEVLLRPGRADDVDEVQDMHDRCSAESRRLRYFTAIPRLPRPALERLLVPRAGVTLVAVRPEGGIAAVGSLMHTNDPGSGELALLVEDAWQGRGLGTAMLRRLGSLARARGMAELRAHVLPGNGRMLGVFDRAGLTGRRRFAEGVVRVSVPVVPSTVPGRCA, encoded by the coding sequence ATGGCGCTGTGGCGTGTACGCGCGCAGGTCGACGACGATCCGGGACGCCTGGCGAGGCTGGCCGCGGTGCTCGCGGCCCACGACACGAACGTCCTGGCCCTGAACGTCCAGGCGTGCGCGGCCGGACCGGTCGACGAGTTCTTCGTCCACGCGCCCGCGTCGGTGCCCGCGAGCCGGCTGGCGGACGGCCTGATCGCCGCGGGCGGCCGGGACGTGGTGACGCGCGCCGCGGACGCGCACGAGCTGGTCGACTCGCCCACCAAGGCGCTCGTCCTCGCCGCTCGCCTGCGCGACCACCCCGACACGCTGCCTCAGGCGCTCGTCGAGCTGCTGGACGCCGACGGGGCCGCGTGGGTCGACGCCAAGGGGTCGCTCACCGGGGTCCGCACCGACGACACCGACGTGCTGTACGTCCCGGTGCCGGACGGCCGCGCGGTGCGCGTGGGCCGGGCCGGGATGCCGTTCACGATGACCGAGGCCGCGCGCGCCGCCGCCCTCGCCCGCCTCGTCGTCTCCGGCGCACCGGTCCCACCACCCGCCTCCACGGGGATGTGGCTGCTTCTGTCGGACGGCACCGAGGTGCTTCTCCGCCCCGGGCGGGCCGACGACGTCGACGAGGTGCAGGACATGCACGACCGCTGCTCCGCGGAGAGCCGGCGGCTGCGGTACTTCACCGCGATCCCGCGTCTGCCGCGCCCGGCGCTCGAACGCCTCCTCGTACCGCGCGCGGGCGTCACGCTGGTCGCCGTGCGGCCGGAAGGCGGCATCGCCGCGGTCGGTTCCCTGATGCACACGAACGACCCCGGCAGCGGCGAACTCGCGCTGCTGGTCGAGGACGCGTGGCAGGGGAGAGGCCTCGGCACGGCGATGCTGCGGCGGCTCGGCTCGCTCGCCCGGGCGCGCGGCATGGCCGAGCTGCGGGCCCACGTACTGCCGGGCAACGGGCGCATGCTCGGCGTCTTCGACCGGGCGGGCCTGACCGGTCGGCGGCGGTTCGCGGAGGGGGTGGTCCGCGTCAGCGTGCCGGTGGTGCCGAGCACGGTCCCGGGCCGGTGCGCGTGA
- a CDS encoding chaplin, whose protein sequence is MNTFKKAVVIVAAAGGLLGAGMGAAQASTGADGAAVSSPGVLSGNNVQLPVHVPVNVCGNTVSVIGVLNPAIGNTCANFG, encoded by the coding sequence ATGAACACGTTCAAGAAGGCCGTCGTCATCGTCGCCGCTGCCGGCGGTCTCCTGGGCGCGGGCATGGGTGCCGCTCAGGCGAGCACCGGCGCCGACGGTGCCGCCGTCAGCTCGCCCGGCGTCCTGTCGGGCAACAACGTCCAGCTGCCCGTCCACGTTCCGGTGAACGTCTGCGGCAACACGGTCAGCGTCATCGGCGTCCTGAACCCGGCGATCGGCAACACCTGCGCCAACTTCGGCTGA
- a CDS encoding SDR family NAD(P)-dependent oxidoreductase, translating to MERFQDRRIIVTGGGSGIGQATVLRLLREAGTVHTVDVNADGLAKTHAMAEEAGVGAKLTSAVLDVSDEAAVADGVGEAIARLGGLDVLVNAAGILRAGHTHTFSLDVWNRIIAVNLTGTFLVTRAALPALLESGEGAVVVNFSSTSAAFAHPYMAAYAASKGGVDSFTHALALEYSRQGLRALCVAPGSISSGIVDDTPNQVPADADWELFAKLMPIVGEGMAHPDVIAGMIAALASEDGKFVTGTTLRIDGGTHA from the coding sequence GTGGAGAGGTTCCAGGACCGGCGGATCATCGTCACCGGCGGCGGCTCCGGCATCGGCCAGGCCACCGTGCTGCGCCTGCTCCGCGAGGCGGGCACCGTGCACACGGTCGACGTCAACGCGGACGGACTGGCGAAAACCCACGCGATGGCCGAGGAGGCGGGTGTCGGCGCCAAGCTGACCAGCGCGGTCCTCGACGTCTCCGACGAGGCCGCGGTCGCCGACGGCGTGGGCGAGGCGATCGCGCGCCTCGGCGGCCTGGACGTGCTGGTCAACGCGGCCGGCATCCTGCGGGCCGGGCACACCCACACGTTCTCGCTCGACGTCTGGAACCGCATCATCGCGGTCAACCTGACGGGGACGTTCCTGGTCACCCGGGCCGCGCTGCCCGCGCTGCTGGAGAGCGGCGAGGGCGCGGTCGTGGTGAACTTCAGTTCGACGTCGGCGGCGTTCGCCCACCCCTACATGGCCGCGTACGCCGCGTCCAAGGGCGGCGTCGACTCGTTCACCCACGCGCTCGCCCTGGAGTACAGCCGCCAGGGGCTGCGCGCGCTGTGCGTCGCGCCGGGCAGCATCTCCAGCGGAATCGTCGACGACACCCCGAACCAGGTGCCCGCGGACGCCGACTGGGAGCTTTTCGCCAAGCTCATGCCGATCGTCGGCGAGGGCATGGCGCACCCGGACGTGATCGCCGGGATGATCGCGGCGCTGGCGTCGGAGGACGGCAAATTCGTCACCGGGACGACCCTGCGCATCGACGGCGGCACCCACGCCTGA
- a CDS encoding Asp23/Gls24 family envelope stress response protein, with protein MAERPTKSATDSGTTGGSTPATTGHAIQVSALSSERGRTAIADSVVAKISGVAAREVSGVYALGKGVARAFASVRQRVPGGKPNVAQGVSVEVGERQCAVDLTIIVEYGVAISEVAADVRENVIDAVERMTGLEVVEVNISVDDIHIESPDDERTGRTLE; from the coding sequence ATGGCAGAGCGCCCGACCAAGTCGGCAACAGATTCCGGGACGACAGGCGGCTCGACGCCCGCCACCACCGGCCACGCGATCCAGGTGTCCGCGCTCTCGTCCGAGCGCGGGCGCACCGCGATCGCCGACTCCGTCGTCGCCAAGATCTCCGGCGTCGCGGCCCGCGAGGTATCCGGCGTTTACGCCCTCGGCAAGGGCGTCGCGCGGGCCTTCGCGTCGGTGCGGCAACGGGTGCCGGGCGGCAAGCCCAACGTCGCCCAGGGCGTCAGCGTCGAGGTCGGCGAGCGCCAGTGCGCGGTCGACCTCACGATCATCGTCGAGTACGGGGTCGCGATCTCCGAGGTCGCGGCCGACGTGCGCGAGAACGTGATCGACGCGGTCGAACGCATGACCGGTCTCGAGGTGGTCGAGGTCAACATCTCGGTGGACGACATCCACATCGAGAGCCCCGACGACGAGCGGACCGGTCGGACGCTCGAATAG
- a CDS encoding cupin domain-containing protein, giving the protein MAVGVRPYLLEPGQGLGGERAFLRQPLRLLTTGQETGQALTLSEQRVEHGFATPLHVHHIEDESFYVVAGEVDIACGDERWRAVTGSFAFLPHSVPHAFRVVSDEAVLLRLSRPAGFEEFAAEVADVESAEENYPRIAEAAHRAGYEVLGPPPF; this is encoded by the coding sequence ATGGCTGTCGGCGTGAGGCCGTATCTGCTGGAGCCGGGCCAGGGGCTCGGCGGGGAGCGTGCGTTCTTGCGGCAGCCGCTGCGGCTGCTGACGACCGGGCAGGAGACCGGCCAGGCGCTGACGCTGTCCGAACAGCGTGTCGAACACGGGTTCGCCACCCCGCTGCACGTCCACCACATCGAGGACGAGTCGTTCTACGTCGTCGCGGGTGAGGTCGACATCGCCTGCGGTGACGAGCGGTGGCGTGCGGTCACGGGCTCCTTCGCGTTCCTCCCGCACAGCGTGCCGCACGCGTTCCGGGTCGTTTCCGACGAGGCGGTCCTGCTGCGGTTGTCGCGGCCGGCGGGCTTCGAGGAGTTCGCCGCGGAGGTCGCCGACGTGGAGTCGGCCGAGGAGAACTACCCGCGGATCGCGGAGGCGGCGCACCGGGCCGGGTACGAGGTGCTGGGGCCGCCGCCGTTCTGA
- a CDS encoding recombinase family protein, whose translation MGMRRAAIYCRISQDREGAGLGIARQEADCRALCERRDWIVVDVYADNDVSAYSGAPRPQWDRMLADVRAGVVTAIACWHVDRLTRSPRELEDVIDIADRQGVELATVTGEIDLATPTGRMIARMLGAAARHEAEHKAERQKRQRRQSAEAGKVAGGGRRPFGYADDRVTIIKEEAEVIREAVKRVLAGESLSSISRALKARDVRTPEGNHWQPRTLRRLLASARISGRREHSPRSAGETTRPLLGEIVADAVWPGIISAEDSDRVRALLSDPARVRKYNPAANGRKYLLSGILRCGKPRADGKPCGCGMVGRPRSGVPRYVCPNMPGTDACGGTATNAAKTDDHVRDMLITALASPAFARRLRRQDDETAQVQAQMRADEEQLEGLAQDHGEGLISRKEWLIARTPVQARLEAGRAKLARATTANALAAFIGTEDDMRARWKDMNVSQRRVIVAAVVKAITVKPADPRRKWDPDRFDFDWIA comes from the coding sequence ATGGGGATGCGACGAGCAGCTATCTACTGCCGGATCAGCCAGGATCGCGAGGGTGCCGGACTCGGCATCGCTCGCCAGGAAGCAGACTGCCGCGCGCTCTGTGAGCGCCGGGATTGGATCGTTGTCGACGTCTACGCGGACAACGACGTCAGCGCCTACTCGGGCGCGCCGCGCCCGCAGTGGGACCGCATGTTGGCGGACGTCCGCGCGGGAGTCGTCACGGCGATCGCTTGTTGGCATGTGGACCGTCTCACCCGCTCGCCGCGCGAGCTGGAAGACGTGATCGATATTGCGGACCGCCAAGGGGTCGAGCTTGCGACCGTCACCGGTGAAATCGACTTGGCCACGCCGACCGGACGGATGATCGCCCGCATGCTGGGGGCCGCCGCACGGCACGAGGCGGAGCACAAGGCCGAGCGGCAAAAGCGGCAGCGCCGCCAGAGCGCCGAGGCAGGGAAGGTCGCGGGCGGAGGCAGGCGCCCTTTTGGGTATGCGGATGACCGCGTGACGATCATCAAGGAAGAGGCGGAGGTGATTCGCGAGGCCGTAAAGCGCGTGCTTGCAGGCGAGTCCCTGTCGAGCATCAGTCGGGCTCTTAAGGCCCGCGACGTGCGAACCCCGGAGGGCAACCATTGGCAGCCGCGAACGCTTCGGAGGCTACTTGCGTCCGCCCGGATCAGCGGACGGCGTGAGCACAGCCCGCGAAGCGCAGGTGAGACCACGCGCCCGTTGCTCGGCGAAATCGTCGCTGATGCGGTGTGGCCGGGGATCATCAGCGCGGAAGATTCGGACCGCGTGCGCGCTTTGCTGTCGGATCCCGCGCGAGTCAGGAAGTACAACCCTGCTGCCAACGGGCGGAAATACCTCTTGTCCGGGATCCTGCGTTGCGGCAAGCCCCGCGCCGACGGGAAGCCTTGCGGATGCGGCATGGTGGGGCGCCCGCGATCCGGGGTGCCCCGGTACGTGTGCCCGAACATGCCCGGTACCGACGCGTGCGGCGGCACCGCGACGAATGCGGCCAAGACGGACGACCATGTGCGCGACATGCTGATCACGGCATTGGCTTCTCCGGCATTCGCCCGTCGCCTGCGTCGGCAAGACGACGAGACAGCGCAGGTGCAGGCGCAGATGCGCGCCGACGAAGAGCAGTTGGAAGGTTTGGCACAAGATCACGGTGAGGGCCTCATCTCTCGCAAAGAGTGGTTGATTGCCCGAACACCCGTGCAGGCGCGGTTGGAGGCGGGACGGGCCAAGTTGGCACGCGCGACCACGGCGAACGCGCTTGCCGCCTTCATCGGCACCGAGGACGACATGCGAGCCCGTTGGAAGGACATGAACGTCTCGCAGCGACGCGTGATCGTCGCGGCCGTCGTCAAGGCGATAACGGTCAAACCGGCGGATCCTCGGAGGAAGTGGGACCCCGACCGGTTCGATTTCGACTGGATCGCATGA
- a CDS encoding replication initiator — protein MTGFNDAEYRAWSRAEHERSARLHALSPTDRDIVRIANRPGFGRWQEQIRATGGCANPVYLTGSTTIRDTATGAVVAHYSTEHEPGGRLAVRCRNRRASVCPSCSYEHQGDTYHLIRAGLVGGKGVPAEVRDSPRLFVTLTAPSFGTVHRATSGGERCHPRRDRGTCEHGAPLGCPARHGDDDRRIGQPLCVACYDYAAHVLWHAHAGALWDTFVRTLRRRLATRAGVARSRLRDVLVVAFGKVAEYQARGAVHVHAVVRLDGPDGPGSSPPTWATAELVADLVRDAAAAVRVYAPETDQLGSPVLRWGAQLDVRPLVRPLRAELGGDDAVSDDAVASYVAKYTTKASSDAGAGDTRIRDRDEIALMRGTDHARALMRAAWDLGGIPELGGLRLRAWAHTYGYRGHVLTKSRTFSTTYQALRAARRDWRAAAHGVRTAPDTDTVTESAWHYAGSGHTVGEAAIAAGIAEDLARMRDVLRALRYVPAASRGVV, from the coding sequence GTGACCGGCTTCAATGATGCCGAGTACCGCGCGTGGAGCCGGGCCGAACACGAACGATCGGCCCGGCTCCACGCGCTTTCTCCGACAGACCGCGACATCGTCCGTATCGCCAACCGCCCCGGTTTCGGTCGGTGGCAGGAACAGATCAGGGCTACGGGCGGATGCGCGAACCCGGTCTACCTGACCGGATCCACGACTATCCGCGACACCGCAACCGGGGCGGTCGTCGCGCACTACTCAACCGAACACGAACCCGGCGGCCGTCTCGCGGTGCGATGCCGCAACCGCCGCGCCTCGGTCTGCCCGTCGTGCTCGTACGAGCATCAGGGCGACACTTACCATCTCATCCGCGCGGGCCTCGTCGGCGGCAAGGGCGTACCGGCGGAAGTCCGAGACTCCCCCCGGCTGTTCGTGACCCTCACGGCTCCGTCCTTCGGGACGGTGCACCGGGCCACGTCCGGCGGGGAGCGCTGCCACCCGCGTCGTGACCGGGGCACCTGCGAACACGGGGCGCCGCTCGGCTGCCCCGCCCGGCACGGCGACGACGACCGGCGCATCGGCCAACCGCTGTGCGTCGCCTGCTATGACTACGCCGCACACGTGCTCTGGCATGCGCACGCCGGGGCGCTGTGGGACACGTTCGTACGCACGCTGCGGCGGCGCCTCGCCACCCGGGCCGGGGTCGCCCGGTCCCGGCTGCGGGATGTGTTGGTCGTCGCGTTCGGGAAGGTTGCGGAGTATCAGGCGCGCGGGGCGGTGCACGTTCACGCGGTGGTCCGGCTCGATGGCCCGGACGGGCCCGGCAGCAGCCCGCCGACCTGGGCCACGGCGGAACTCGTGGCGGACCTGGTCCGGGACGCCGCTGCGGCCGTGCGGGTGTACGCACCGGAGACTGACCAGCTCGGCTCGCCGGTGCTGCGGTGGGGCGCGCAACTGGACGTGCGGCCCCTGGTGCGGCCCCTGCGCGCCGAACTCGGCGGCGACGACGCGGTGTCGGATGACGCGGTGGCGTCCTACGTGGCGAAGTACACGACGAAAGCGAGCAGCGACGCGGGGGCGGGCGACACACGCATACGCGACCGCGATGAGATCGCGTTGATGCGGGGCACCGACCACGCGCGGGCGCTGATGCGGGCGGCGTGGGACCTCGGCGGCATTCCCGAACTCGGCGGGCTGCGGCTGCGGGCGTGGGCGCACACCTACGGATATCGGGGCCACGTGCTGACCAAATCCAGAACGTTTTCCACGACGTACCAGGCGCTGCGGGCCGCGCGGCGGGACTGGCGGGCTGCGGCGCACGGCGTGCGGACGGCTCCGGACACCGACACGGTGACGGAGTCGGCGTGGCATTACGCGGGGAGCGGTCACACGGTCGGCGAAGCAGCGATCGCGGCGGGGATCGCGGAGGACCTCGCACGTATGCGCGACGTCTTGCGTGCTTTACGGTACGTGCCTGCGGCAAGCAGAGGTGTGGTTTGA